The Sinomonas sp. P10A9 genome includes a window with the following:
- the ftsX gene encoding permease-like cell division protein FtsX, with amino-acid sequence MRAAFILGEIAGGLRRNLTMVISVILVTFVSLTFVGAAGMLQLQINQMKGYWYDKVQVAIFLCNGTSKTPGCTSGAVTDDQRKALEALLASPAVAQYVSDYHYESQNEAYQHYREQFANSPIVDSVTPDQLPASFRVNLKDPQKYEIISETFSSRPGVRLVSDQRQVLERLFSVMNAASLVAIVIAGVMTICAILLIATTIRLSAFSRRRETGIMRLVGASKLMIQLPFVLEGAIAAVIGAVLASTTLWAVAKFFLGDVLTAQYPGTAFISPSQTLMLAPLLIAMGAVLAGVSSMLTLRRYLKV; translated from the coding sequence ATGAGGGCGGCGTTCATCCTCGGGGAGATCGCCGGCGGCCTGCGACGCAACCTGACCATGGTCATCTCCGTGATCCTCGTGACCTTCGTGTCGCTCACCTTCGTCGGGGCTGCCGGGATGCTCCAGCTGCAGATCAACCAGATGAAGGGCTACTGGTACGACAAGGTGCAGGTCGCGATCTTCCTGTGCAATGGCACCTCGAAGACGCCCGGCTGCACCTCTGGGGCGGTCACCGATGATCAGCGCAAGGCCCTCGAAGCGCTGCTGGCCTCGCCGGCGGTCGCTCAGTACGTCTCCGACTACCACTACGAGTCCCAGAACGAGGCGTACCAGCACTACCGCGAGCAGTTCGCGAACTCGCCGATCGTGGACTCGGTGACCCCGGACCAGCTGCCAGCATCCTTCCGCGTGAACCTCAAGGACCCGCAGAAGTACGAGATCATCAGCGAGACCTTCTCCTCGCGCCCGGGCGTTCGCCTCGTCAGTGACCAACGTCAGGTCCTCGAGCGGCTCTTCTCGGTCATGAACGCGGCGTCGCTCGTCGCGATCGTCATCGCAGGCGTCATGACCATCTGCGCCATCCTGCTCATCGCCACCACCATCAGACTCTCGGCCTTCAGCCGGCGCCGCGAGACGGGGATCATGCGCCTCGTCGGGGCCTCGAAGCTCATGATCCAGCTTCCGTTCGTCCTCGAGGGGGCGATCGCCGCCGTGATCGGGGCGGTGCTTGCCTCGACCACGCTGTGGGCCGTGGCGAAGTTCTTCCTGGGCGATGTGCTGACGGCCCAGTACCCGGGCACGGCTTTCATCTCGCCGTCCCAGACCCTCATGCTCGCGCCCCTGCTCATCGCTATGGGTGCAGTGCTTGCAGGTGTATCGTCGATGCTGACCCTCCGTCGGTATCTCAAGGTCTAG
- the ftsE gene encoding cell division ATP-binding protein FtsE, translated as MIRFENVTKVYDRKARPALESVSLEVERGEFAFLVGASGSGKSTFLRLVMREDTATSGTVLVAGQNVAALPSWRIPRLRRGIGVVFQDFRLLPQKNVFDNVAFAMQVIGRSRAIIRDAVPDVLKTVGLEGKERRMPHELSGGEQQRVAIARAVVNRPGILLADEPTGNLDPTTSQGIMSVLDRINQNGTTVVMATHDTDIVNSMRKRVIELVDGRVVRDEAKALYTSMIPAVKPSVTASEWPDEHPGGTAAAHVAGGEHA; from the coding sequence ATGATCCGCTTCGAGAATGTCACGAAGGTCTACGACCGGAAGGCCCGCCCTGCGCTCGAATCCGTCAGCCTGGAGGTCGAGCGCGGCGAGTTCGCCTTCCTCGTCGGCGCGTCCGGGTCGGGCAAGTCCACTTTCCTCCGCCTCGTCATGCGTGAGGACACTGCGACGAGCGGGACCGTCCTCGTAGCCGGCCAGAACGTCGCTGCCCTGCCGAGCTGGCGCATTCCCCGCTTGCGGCGCGGGATCGGCGTCGTGTTCCAGGACTTCCGCCTGCTGCCCCAGAAGAACGTGTTCGACAACGTCGCGTTCGCGATGCAGGTGATCGGACGCAGCCGCGCGATCATCCGCGACGCGGTCCCCGACGTCCTCAAGACGGTGGGCCTCGAGGGCAAGGAGCGGCGCATGCCGCACGAGCTCTCGGGCGGTGAGCAGCAGCGCGTGGCGATCGCCCGCGCCGTCGTGAATCGGCCCGGAATCCTTCTGGCGGACGAGCCGACCGGCAACCTCGACCCGACGACGAGTCAGGGGATCATGTCGGTGCTGGACCGCATCAACCAGAATGGAACCACCGTGGTCATGGCCACGCACGACACCGACATCGTCAACTCGATGCGAAAGCGCGTCATCGAACTTGTGGACGGCCGCGTGGTCCGCGACGAGGCCAAGGCGCTGTACACATCGATGATCCCCGCGGTGAAGCCCTCGGTCACCGCTTCCGAGTGGCCGGACGAGCATCCGGGGGGCACCGCTGCCGCACACGTGGCGGGCGGTGAGCACGCATGA
- a CDS encoding alpha/beta fold hydrolase, translated as MPDISYRTFDVEVRGGPLRVGEWGRGSADSAGEVHSGRPARSDRAAPRDSTAEEGEVVLAVHGVTSSHLAWPFVARELLAGPGAASGGEASSGAPSASAPSGAAGRVARVLAPDLRGRGRSNALPGPYGMAQHADDLAAVLRAAGVDAGRPAVVVGHSMGAFAALVLADRHRELVDRLVLVDGGFPLELPPGLGRDEAAQALLGPVLARLGMEFESPEAYVDSWRGHPAFAHAWAPEVEDYARYDLDGEAPHLHPATVPAAIPDGNVDLYSGKVLVGALDRLSTPAVFLRAERGFFDDPARLYPDEAIARWHGAYPAIEVRDVPGTNHYTIVMTSDGAAAVARAVLEPPARHGGRLVVSAQPGGKEPDTPQ; from the coding sequence ATGCCTGACATCTCCTACCGCACCTTCGACGTCGAAGTGCGCGGTGGCCCCCTTCGCGTGGGCGAATGGGGCCGCGGCTCCGCCGACAGCGCCGGCGAAGTGCACAGTGGCAGACCTGCGCGCAGTGACCGCGCAGCGCCCAGGGACAGCACTGCGGAGGAAGGGGAGGTCGTGCTCGCCGTGCACGGCGTGACGTCCTCGCACCTCGCGTGGCCGTTCGTCGCCCGCGAGCTCCTTGCCGGCCCCGGCGCGGCGTCTGGCGGTGAGGCGTCGAGCGGCGCCCCCTCCGCCAGTGCACCGTCCGGTGCTGCGGGCCGTGTCGCGCGAGTCCTCGCACCAGACCTGCGCGGCAGGGGCCGGAGCAACGCGCTGCCGGGGCCGTACGGCATGGCCCAGCACGCCGACGACCTCGCGGCCGTGCTCCGGGCGGCGGGCGTGGACGCGGGCCGGCCCGCCGTCGTCGTGGGCCACTCGATGGGGGCGTTCGCGGCCCTCGTCCTGGCCGACCGCCATCGGGAGCTCGTGGACCGGCTCGTGCTCGTCGACGGCGGGTTCCCCCTCGAGCTGCCCCCTGGCCTCGGGCGTGACGAGGCCGCGCAGGCGCTGCTCGGACCCGTCCTCGCACGGCTCGGGATGGAGTTCGAGAGCCCCGAAGCGTACGTCGATTCCTGGCGCGGGCATCCAGCCTTCGCCCATGCGTGGGCGCCCGAGGTCGAGGACTACGCCCGCTACGACCTCGACGGGGAGGCCCCACACCTGCATCCGGCCACGGTCCCGGCCGCGATTCCGGACGGCAACGTGGACCTCTACAGCGGCAAGGTGCTCGTGGGAGCGCTGGATCGGCTGAGCACGCCCGCAGTGTTCCTGCGCGCCGAGCGCGGCTTCTTCGACGACCCCGCGCGGCTCTACCCCGACGAGGCCATCGCGCGGTGGCATGGCGCCTATCCGGCGATCGAGGTCCGGGACGTGCCGGGGACCAACCACTACACGATCGTCATGACGTCCGACGGCGCGGCGGCAGTCGCGCGGGCCGTCCTGGAGCCGCCCGCTCGGCATGGTGGCCGGCTCGTCGTCTCGGCCCAGCCGGGAGGGAAAGAGCCCGACACGCCGCAATGA